From Mustelus asterias chromosome 19, sMusAst1.hap1.1, whole genome shotgun sequence, one genomic window encodes:
- the LOC144507617 gene encoding putative adhesion G protein-coupled receptor E4P, translating to MTMKPLPIMVFCAIVAGGLHFLLLAAFAWMCLESVQLCLMVLNLKVVNFSRVRVIRRRFIYPIGYGCPAVIVVISAAVNAEGYGTDSMCWLNLEKDFIWSFLGPVCFIILVNTILFSITLWILKGKISSLNADVSRIKESRILTFKAMAQFVMLGCSWIFGAFQIKADTIVMSYLFTIINVTQGVFIFCIYCLLNR from the exons atgaccatgaaaccattgccgattatg GTTTTCTGTGCTATCGTCGCTGGCGGTTTACATTTCTTGTTGCTGGCAGCCTTTGCCTGGATGTGTCTCGAATCTGTCCAGCTCTGTCTCATGGTGCTGAACCTCAAGGTGGTGAACTTCTCCCGTGTCCGGGTCATTCGGAGGAGATTCATTTACCCCATCGGGTATGGGTGCCCGGCGGTGATTGTGGTCATATCTGCTGCTGTGAATGCTGAAGGCTATGGGACCGATAGCAT GTGTTGGTTAAACCTGGAAAAGGACTTTATATGGAGTTTCCTGGGACCGGTTTGTTTCATAATTTTG GTGAATACAATCCTCTTCTCAATTACACTCTGGATCCTGAAAGGGAAGATTTCCAGTCTAAATGCAGATGTATCCAGAATTAAGGAATCGAG GATTCTCACTTTCAAAGCAATGGCACAGTTTGTCATGTTGGGCTGTTCCTGGATCTTTGGTGCGTTCCAAATCAAGGCGGATACAATTGTCATGTCCTATCTGTTCACCATAATCAACGTCACCCAGGGTGTATTCATCTTCTGCATTTACTGCTTGTTGAACAGGTAG